Proteins encoded in a region of the Candidatus Moanabacter tarae genome:
- the gatA_2 gene encoding Glutamyl-tRNA(Gln) amidotransferase subunit A, translated as MSKLYYETATVLSSLLERREISSVELTEAVIERTVVVDDRIGAFLQTDPEGAIKQAEESDHRRMRGETLSPLDGIPVGIKDVIAVKDAPLTCGSRILENFISPYDATSILKLKEAGVVLWGRLNMDEFAMGSSTENSAFCTTRNPWDLERIPGGSSGGSAAAVAAGESILALGSDTGGSIRQPASHCGIIGMKPTYGLVSRYGLVAFASSLDQIGPMGRSVADVALLLQEIAGYDSLDSTSINVEIPDYVAKIAQKRASWKLGIPKEFFGEGLDSEVRCCIENAIKSLEGAGCSIQEVSLPNTELAIPVYYLIATAEASSNLARYDGVRYTTRSARAEDSVDLYFKTRGEGFGEEVKRRIILGTYALSSGYYDANYGRAQKVRTLIRNDFLKAFETVDALAVPVSPTTAFRIGEKSDDPLAMYLADIFTISVNLAGLPGISVPCGFDNQRLPIGLQIIGPPFKEAELLSLAHLYESIQNFSSVHPEL; from the coding sequence ATGAGCAAACTCTACTACGAAACTGCAACCGTTCTGAGTAGTCTGCTTGAGCGGAGAGAAATCTCGTCGGTTGAACTGACGGAGGCAGTTATCGAGAGAACAGTTGTTGTCGACGATCGGATAGGAGCCTTTCTGCAGACAGATCCAGAAGGAGCGATTAAGCAGGCGGAAGAAAGCGATCATCGGAGAATGCGTGGCGAGACTCTCAGCCCGTTGGATGGGATTCCAGTTGGAATCAAGGATGTAATTGCTGTGAAGGATGCCCCGCTGACCTGCGGCAGTAGGATTCTGGAAAATTTTATTTCGCCCTATGATGCCACGAGTATCTTGAAATTGAAGGAAGCTGGGGTTGTGCTCTGGGGTCGCCTCAATATGGATGAGTTTGCGATGGGGTCTTCAACGGAGAATTCCGCATTTTGCACGACCCGGAATCCTTGGGATCTAGAGCGCATTCCGGGTGGCAGTAGTGGCGGCAGTGCGGCGGCAGTTGCAGCGGGAGAATCGATCCTAGCCTTGGGCAGCGATACCGGCGGATCAATCCGGCAACCTGCTTCTCATTGTGGAATTATTGGCATGAAGCCGACGTATGGGCTCGTTTCCCGTTACGGCTTGGTTGCCTTTGCTTCTTCTCTAGATCAGATCGGCCCAATGGGACGAAGCGTTGCAGATGTGGCCTTGCTTCTGCAAGAAATCGCAGGATACGATTCACTCGATTCAACCTCTATTAATGTCGAGATTCCGGATTATGTAGCGAAGATTGCTCAGAAAAGGGCTTCTTGGAAACTTGGGATCCCTAAGGAATTTTTCGGTGAGGGGTTGGATTCGGAAGTGCGGTGCTGCATTGAGAACGCAATTAAATCCTTAGAAGGCGCGGGTTGTTCCATTCAGGAGGTATCGTTGCCGAATACGGAACTGGCAATTCCGGTTTATTATCTTATCGCGACGGCGGAGGCTTCTTCTAATCTTGCTCGCTACGATGGAGTTCGATATACAACTAGAAGTGCTAGGGCCGAAGACAGTGTGGACCTCTATTTCAAGACCAGGGGAGAGGGTTTCGGTGAAGAGGTAAAGAGACGCATTATCTTGGGAACTTATGCTCTTAGTAGTGGATACTATGACGCCAATTACGGACGAGCACAAAAGGTTCGAACTTTAATACGCAACGATTTTCTGAAAGCTTTTGAGACAGTAGATGCCCTTGCGGTTCCGGTCTCTCCGACAACGGCTTTCAGAATTGGAGAGAAGTCTGACGATCCTCTTGCTATGTACTTGGCGGACATTTTCACAATTTCTGTTAACCTGGCCGGATTGCCAGGGATTTCCGTGCCGTGTGGTTTCGATAATCAGAGACTGCCGATTGGTCTGCAGATCATCGGTCCTCCGTTCAAAGAGGCTGAATTGCTCTCACTGGCGCACCTCTACGAGAGCATTCAGAATTTCTCTTCCGTGCATCCGGAACTCTAA
- the gatC gene encoding Aspartyl/glutamyl-tRNA(Asn/Gln) amidotransferase subunit C, protein MAGEKTIDVEYVSKLARIELTKEESQKFAEQLDQIMEYFRKLDTVDVANVDPTAHAFPVFNIWQEDVAVSGFSVEEALKNVPAARDNQVMVPKVVEEA, encoded by the coding sequence ATGGCGGGAGAGAAAACGATAGATGTCGAGTATGTATCGAAGTTGGCTCGGATCGAATTGACTAAAGAGGAGTCGCAAAAATTCGCTGAGCAACTAGATCAGATAATGGAGTACTTTCGAAAACTTGACACAGTCGATGTTGCAAATGTAGACCCGACAGCGCATGCTTTCCCCGTATTTAATATATGGCAGGAGGATGTGGCAGTAAGTGGATTTTCGGTGGAGGAGGCTTTGAAAAATGTCCCCGCAGCTCGCGACAATCAGGTGATGGTGCCAAAGGTTGTTGAGGAAGCATGA